The Burkholderia ubonensis genome has a window encoding:
- a CDS encoding TetR/AcrR family transcriptional regulator: MLEKALPVFWKYGSAGTSLQQLEQATGVNKSGLYSEFEDKEDLFLHSLLYYYEHRGALRILTAEPKGYANIERFLRLGDPQDNGCVGCFSVNSIREFPSLSERVRDVLAAYHHRLMPQIIENIDAEPHTLPAATIATIVSVFFAGYCIERNLPELAESDAVGAFMQALRLL; encoded by the coding sequence GTGTTGGAAAAGGCGCTCCCGGTCTTCTGGAAATACGGCTCCGCCGGCACATCGCTTCAGCAGCTGGAACAGGCGACCGGCGTCAACAAGTCCGGGCTCTATTCCGAGTTCGAGGACAAGGAAGACCTGTTTCTGCACAGCCTGCTCTATTACTACGAGCATCGTGGCGCGCTGCGGATCCTCACCGCGGAACCGAAGGGCTACGCCAACATCGAGCGCTTTCTGCGCCTCGGCGACCCGCAAGACAACGGCTGCGTCGGCTGTTTCTCGGTCAATTCGATCCGCGAATTCCCGTCGCTGTCCGAGCGCGTGCGCGACGTGCTCGCCGCGTACCACCACCGGCTGATGCCGCAGATCATCGAAAACATCGACGCCGAGCCTCACACACTCCCCGCCGCAACCATCGCCACGATCGTCTCGGTGTTCTTCGCCGGCTATTGCATCGAACGCAATCTGCCCGAGCTGGCGGAAAGCGACGCCGTCGGCGCGTTCATGCAGGCGCTGCGCCTCCTCTGA
- a CDS encoding FAD-dependent oxidoreductase encodes MESPKQYEYLFLGGGKGGKSLAMDLARSGKRVAIIERGMIGGSCINVACIPSKTLIQNARNMHAWRSADATAHPVADMARVHANVRAVVDGMVDVNRRAFEQSGLDLVIGSGRFVAPRRIAVRAADGSEQLFEGENVYINTGTVATIPDVPGLRDAAPLTHVEALGLDVLPARLIVIGGGYIGLEMAQAFRRLGSEVVVIHDAPRVAVREDEDVSIEIQNAFEADGIALRLSARIASVEGLSGTGVTVVLADGTTVEGSHLLVATGRRPVTDDLGLDLAGVERDARGFIEVDDTLATTAQRTWAIGEVAGTPMFTHASFDDYRVLKAGIDGRGGSTASRVIPYALFTDPELARIGLNETDAKARNTPVIVAKLPMAAVPRARTNGTTRGFMKALVAPDSGQILGFTMVGSGAGEVMSAVQMAMIGKLPYTSVRDAILAHPLLAEGLNLLFATIK; translated from the coding sequence ATGGAAAGCCCCAAACAATACGAGTATCTGTTCCTCGGCGGCGGCAAGGGCGGCAAGTCGCTGGCGATGGATCTCGCGCGTAGCGGCAAGCGCGTGGCCATCATCGAGCGCGGGATGATCGGCGGTTCGTGCATCAACGTCGCCTGCATTCCGAGCAAGACGCTGATCCAGAATGCCCGCAACATGCATGCGTGGCGCTCGGCCGACGCGACGGCGCATCCGGTGGCCGACATGGCGCGGGTCCACGCGAACGTCCGCGCCGTGGTCGACGGGATGGTCGACGTCAACCGCCGCGCGTTCGAGCAGTCCGGCCTCGATCTGGTGATCGGCTCCGGCCGCTTCGTCGCGCCGCGGCGCATCGCCGTGCGCGCCGCCGACGGCAGCGAGCAGCTGTTCGAAGGCGAGAACGTCTACATCAACACCGGCACCGTGGCGACGATCCCCGACGTGCCGGGGCTGCGCGACGCCGCTCCGCTGACCCACGTCGAGGCGCTCGGCCTCGACGTGCTGCCGGCACGGCTGATCGTCATCGGCGGCGGCTACATCGGCCTCGAGATGGCGCAGGCGTTCCGGCGTCTCGGCAGCGAAGTCGTAGTGATTCACGACGCGCCGCGCGTCGCGGTTCGCGAGGACGAGGACGTCAGCATCGAGATCCAGAACGCGTTCGAAGCCGACGGGATCGCGTTGCGGCTGTCTGCACGCATTGCCAGCGTGGAGGGCCTATCGGGCACCGGCGTCACGGTCGTGCTCGCCGACGGCACGACCGTCGAAGGCAGCCATCTGCTGGTGGCGACGGGCCGGCGCCCGGTCACCGACGACCTCGGCCTCGATCTGGCCGGCGTCGAGCGCGACGCGCGCGGCTTCATCGAGGTCGACGACACGCTGGCGACCACCGCGCAACGCACCTGGGCGATCGGCGAAGTGGCCGGCACGCCGATGTTCACGCATGCGTCGTTCGACGACTATCGCGTGCTGAAAGCCGGCATCGACGGACGCGGCGGCAGCACGGCGTCGCGGGTGATTCCGTACGCGTTGTTCACCGATCCGGAGCTGGCGCGCATCGGTCTGAACGAAACGGACGCCAAAGCGCGCAACACGCCGGTCATCGTCGCGAAACTGCCGATGGCAGCCGTGCCGCGCGCGCGCACCAATGGCACCACGCGCGGCTTCATGAAGGCGCTCGTCGCACCCGACAGCGGCCAGATCCTCGGCTTCACGATGGTCGGCTCGGGCGCGGGCGAAGTGATGTCGGCCGTGCAGATGGCGATGATCGGCAAGCTGCCTTATACGTCCGTGCGCGACGCGATCCTCGCTCACCCGCTTCTCGCCGAAGGGCTGAACCTGCTGTTCGCGACGATCAAGTAA
- a CDS encoding BON domain-containing protein — protein MKKIVASVLYVTYLAFGVSAHAAEQDAAPSSDAVVSQKEVKKAERKTERAADRALSRKIVWALSKTKGLNAVNARVLVRHGVVTLTGYVPDSEQVQLAGDSAARVAGVTSVVNNLVPGEPGR, from the coding sequence ATGAAGAAGATTGTCGCGTCGGTACTGTACGTAACGTATTTGGCTTTCGGCGTGTCCGCCCATGCAGCGGAACAGGATGCCGCTCCGTCTTCTGATGCGGTCGTCAGTCAGAAAGAAGTGAAGAAGGCCGAACGAAAGACCGAACGCGCTGCCGATCGGGCGCTGTCGCGGAAAATCGTTTGGGCGTTGTCGAAAACGAAAGGGCTGAACGCGGTGAATGCGCGGGTGCTGGTCCGCCATGGCGTCGTGACGCTGACCGGATACGTGCCCGACAGCGAACAGGTGCAGCTCGCCGGCGACAGTGCGGCGCGCGTCGCGGGCGTGACGTCCGTGGTCAACAACCTGGTGCCGGGCGAACCGGGCCGGTGA
- a CDS encoding putative quinol monooxygenase, whose amino-acid sequence MSKQYVVATITADPRHVAAVEDALLAAVPAVRNEDGCEQYELHRHRDAFHRFTMIERWRDEHALHVHGEAPAFQTLARALDGKATLQVVLLEKLI is encoded by the coding sequence ATGTCGAAGCAGTATGTGGTTGCCACGATTACCGCAGATCCGCGACACGTCGCGGCGGTGGAAGATGCGCTGTTGGCGGCAGTACCGGCCGTTCGAAACGAAGACGGGTGCGAGCAGTACGAGCTGCATCGACACCGCGACGCGTTTCATCGCTTCACGATGATCGAGCGTTGGCGGGATGAGCATGCGCTGCACGTGCATGGCGAAGCGCCGGCATTCCAGACGCTGGCGCGTGCGCTCGACGGTAAGGCGACGCTCCAAGTCGTGTTGCTCGAGAAGCTGATTTGA
- a CDS encoding MFS transporter, protein MDLNATRSSDHPVDGGDSNDAARETRISRHLALRILPIFMFAYVAAYVDRINVSFAKLQMVVDLGFSDAVFGFGAGTFALGYVVFEVPSNMILQRVGAKRWLTRIILSWAIVSALTTFIATPKQFYVMRYLLGVAEAGLVPGIVYYISQSFPRYHRARVLSTFYAALPLSGLIGSPLSGFIMEYFDGIAGLSGWKWMLVVEALPAFVAALLCWKYLEDDVTQSRHESEADRAYLSRTLAQDRALAASASNDQMFGSWIFWTFGVIYFLDVFGIYGYTLWAPTMIKSLGVGRDFVIGLIAALPNAVAMIVMITVGQSADRHRERRLHTAALFLLAAAGLMLALVWHGNLWLTVLALCIANAGLLSVPPVFWGMPTAVLGPSNAASGIAWISAIGNIGGFFGPYVVGVLKQSSGSFALPVSCMIVCLLAGLGLTLVLPKHIVNR, encoded by the coding sequence TTGGATCTGAACGCGACGCGCTCGTCCGATCATCCGGTCGACGGCGGCGACTCGAACGACGCGGCGCGGGAAACGCGCATTTCGCGGCATCTTGCGCTGCGCATCCTGCCGATCTTCATGTTCGCGTACGTGGCCGCCTACGTCGACCGCATCAACGTCAGCTTCGCGAAACTGCAGATGGTGGTCGATCTGGGTTTCAGCGACGCGGTGTTCGGCTTCGGCGCCGGTACGTTCGCGCTGGGCTACGTCGTGTTCGAGGTGCCGAGCAACATGATCCTGCAGCGGGTCGGCGCGAAGCGCTGGCTCACGCGCATCATCCTGTCGTGGGCGATCGTTTCGGCGTTGACCACGTTCATCGCGACGCCCAAGCAGTTCTACGTGATGCGCTATCTGCTCGGCGTCGCGGAAGCCGGGCTCGTACCGGGCATCGTCTACTACATCTCGCAGTCGTTCCCGCGATACCACCGTGCGCGGGTGCTGTCGACCTTCTACGCGGCGCTTCCGCTGTCCGGGCTGATCGGCTCGCCGTTGAGCGGCTTCATCATGGAATACTTCGACGGCATCGCCGGGCTGTCCGGATGGAAATGGATGCTGGTCGTCGAGGCGTTGCCGGCGTTCGTCGCGGCGCTGCTCTGCTGGAAGTATCTCGAGGACGACGTCACCCAGAGCCGCCACGAGAGCGAGGCCGACCGCGCGTACCTCAGCCGCACGCTCGCCCAGGATCGGGCGCTGGCCGCATCGGCGTCCAACGACCAGATGTTCGGCAGCTGGATTTTCTGGACCTTCGGCGTGATCTACTTCCTCGACGTGTTCGGCATTTACGGCTACACGCTATGGGCGCCGACGATGATCAAGTCGCTCGGCGTCGGAAGGGATTTCGTCATCGGGCTGATCGCAGCGCTACCGAATGCGGTCGCGATGATCGTGATGATCACGGTCGGACAAAGCGCGGATCGTCACCGCGAACGGCGCCTGCATACGGCCGCGCTGTTCCTGCTCGCCGCGGCGGGGCTCATGCTCGCGCTGGTCTGGCATGGCAACCTGTGGCTGACCGTGCTCGCGCTGTGCATCGCCAACGCCGGGTTGCTGTCCGTGCCGCCGGTGTTCTGGGGAATGCCGACGGCGGTGCTCGGCCCCAGCAATGCGGCCAGCGGCATCGCGTGGATCAGCGCGATCGGCAACATCGGCGGCTTTTTCGGTCCGTACGTGGTCGGCGTGCTGAAGCAGTCGTCGGGCAGCTTCGCGCTGCCCGTATCGTGCATGATCGTGTGCCTGCTGGCCGGCCTGGGTCTCACGCTGGTGCTGCCCAAACATATCGTGAACCGATAA
- a CDS encoding carboxymuconolactone decarboxylase family protein, giving the protein MTRLTTLKPSEATGETAVVFNQIKAAIGKVPNAYATIGTHSPAGLAAMLNVDAAIAASSLEQADVEAVRLAVSALSGCDYCLAAHTMIGKMAGLAPDAMKQIRAGHATGDARRDALLAFVRSIVTSRDTVPAAVLDAVLEAGFTERQVIETILVVTSITFTNLVNRVNDTTLDFPAVD; this is encoded by the coding sequence ATGACCCGCTTGACCACCTTGAAGCCGTCGGAAGCAACCGGCGAAACCGCAGTCGTGTTCAACCAGATCAAGGCCGCGATCGGCAAGGTCCCGAACGCCTACGCGACCATCGGCACGCACAGTCCGGCCGGTCTCGCGGCGATGCTGAACGTCGACGCCGCGATCGCCGCAAGTTCGCTGGAGCAGGCCGATGTCGAGGCGGTGCGCCTCGCAGTCAGCGCGCTGTCCGGCTGCGATTACTGCCTGGCCGCCCATACGATGATCGGCAAGATGGCCGGCCTCGCGCCGGACGCGATGAAGCAGATCCGCGCCGGCCACGCAACCGGCGATGCGCGCCGCGATGCGTTGCTCGCGTTCGTGCGCTCGATCGTGACGAGCCGCGATACGGTGCCCGCTGCCGTGCTCGACGCAGTGCTGGAAGCAGGGTTCACGGAGCGCCAGGTGATCGAGACGATCCTGGTCGTCACATCGATCACGTTCACGAATCTGGTAAACCGTGTGAACGACACGACGCTGGATTTTCCGGCGGTCGATTGA
- a CDS encoding LysR family transcriptional regulator, protein MPYKLSAADLETILALFRTGTLVQAGERLQVDASTVFRNLRRIERGLQQQLFERTRSGYRAKEIGLALAEHAEQVEVQVESARSIAQQAPEQVGGTVRITTTDTILHGLVGPALKQLEAIHPRLAYELHTGNEIADLGRRDADIAVRATKEPPEYLVGKHVGPIDVALFASKHYEAARSYDDVTAGKVRWIAPDDALPGHPSVIWRKRHFRKVVPHYKVNSILTVMELVALGMGVGILPTFLTRGRSDLVQLTDVLHDCQTELWVLTHRESRHLRRVSTVFKYLSTTLKI, encoded by the coding sequence ATGCCATACAAGCTCAGCGCGGCAGATCTCGAAACGATCCTGGCACTTTTCCGCACGGGCACGCTCGTTCAGGCGGGCGAGCGACTGCAAGTGGACGCATCGACGGTGTTTCGCAATCTGCGGCGAATCGAGCGCGGCCTGCAGCAGCAGTTGTTCGAACGGACCCGTTCCGGCTATCGCGCGAAGGAAATCGGGCTGGCGCTCGCGGAACACGCCGAGCAAGTGGAAGTGCAGGTCGAATCGGCCCGCTCGATCGCCCAACAAGCGCCCGAGCAGGTGGGCGGCACGGTGCGCATCACGACCACCGACACGATCCTGCACGGGTTGGTCGGGCCGGCACTGAAGCAGTTGGAGGCCATACATCCGCGGCTTGCGTACGAATTGCACACGGGCAACGAGATCGCCGACCTCGGGCGCCGCGATGCCGATATCGCCGTGCGTGCGACGAAGGAGCCACCGGAATATCTCGTCGGCAAGCATGTCGGTCCCATTGACGTAGCGCTTTTTGCGTCGAAGCACTACGAGGCCGCGCGCAGTTATGACGACGTCACGGCGGGCAAGGTACGCTGGATCGCGCCGGACGACGCGCTGCCGGGCCATCCGTCGGTCATCTGGCGCAAGCGTCATTTCAGGAAAGTGGTGCCGCACTACAAGGTCAACAGCATCCTGACCGTGATGGAGCTGGTCGCCCTCGGCATGGGCGTCGGCATCCTGCCGACGTTCCTGACCCGCGGCCGCTCCGACCTCGTGCAATTGACCGATGTCCTGCACGACTGCCAGACCGAGCTATGGGTGCTGACTCACCGGGAGTCGCGGCATCTGCGGCGCGTTTCGACGGTGTTCAAATACCTGTCGACGACGTTGAAGATTTGA
- a CDS encoding DoxX family protein, whose amino-acid sequence MNQSISTNANAAAYGALLLRVALGVMWIAHSLLKLLVFTLPGTAQYFQSVGYPGFLAYPVFTAEFAGGIALVLGVYARQVALLLVPIMVCATRVHLSNGWVHTSQGGGWEYPVFLIVASVALWLLGDGALAVRRSERFALGAA is encoded by the coding sequence ATGAATCAATCGATTTCAACAAATGCCAATGCCGCCGCCTATGGCGCGTTGCTGCTCCGAGTGGCATTGGGCGTCATGTGGATCGCCCATTCACTGCTGAAATTGCTGGTCTTTACCCTGCCGGGCACCGCGCAGTATTTCCAGAGCGTCGGCTACCCCGGCTTCCTGGCCTATCCGGTCTTCACTGCCGAGTTCGCCGGCGGGATCGCGCTCGTGCTGGGCGTCTATGCGCGCCAGGTTGCATTGCTGCTGGTGCCGATCATGGTGTGCGCGACGCGTGTGCATTTGTCCAATGGCTGGGTGCATACGAGCCAGGGCGGCGGCTGGGAATACCCGGTGTTCCTCATCGTCGCGTCCGTCGCGCTGTGGCTGCTCGGCGATGGCGCGCTCGCGGTACGCCGCAGCGAGCGCTTCGCGCTTGGCGCGGCCTGA
- a CDS encoding glutathione S-transferase family protein, giving the protein MSTLQYHLVSHVLCPYVQRAVIVLTEKGVPFEHTDVDLSNKPDWFLRISPLGKTPVLVVDGAPIFESAVICDYLDETLAPPLHPDAPLERARHRAWVEFASVLLSAIAGFYTAPDEATLAGKTRDIRARFQQLEDTLGAGPYFSGTHFSIVDAAFGPVFRYFDVFEQIDDFGFFAALPKVTAWRQRLAERPSVRAAVRADYPQLLMEFLLKRGSMLSTRIREHVLRVQD; this is encoded by the coding sequence ATGAGCACGCTCCAATACCACCTCGTCAGCCACGTGCTTTGCCCGTACGTCCAGCGCGCCGTCATCGTGCTGACCGAAAAGGGTGTGCCGTTCGAACACACGGATGTCGACCTGAGCAACAAGCCAGACTGGTTTCTCAGGATTTCTCCGCTCGGCAAGACGCCGGTGCTGGTCGTCGATGGCGCGCCCATCTTCGAATCGGCGGTGATCTGCGACTATCTCGACGAGACGCTCGCGCCGCCGCTGCATCCCGATGCGCCGCTCGAGCGGGCGCGACACCGTGCCTGGGTCGAGTTCGCATCGGTACTGCTCAGCGCCATAGCGGGCTTCTACACGGCTCCGGACGAAGCGACGCTCGCCGGGAAAACCCGCGACATCCGCGCGCGATTCCAGCAGCTCGAAGACACGCTCGGCGCTGGCCCGTATTTCAGCGGCACGCATTTCAGCATCGTGGACGCGGCATTCGGGCCGGTGTTCCGCTACTTCGACGTGTTCGAACAGATCGACGACTTCGGGTTCTTCGCGGCCCTGCCCAAGGTCACCGCCTGGCGGCAACGGCTTGCCGAACGGCCGTCCGTGCGTGCAGCGGTCCGGGCTGATTATCCGCAACTGCTGATGGAATTCCTGCTCAAGCGCGGCTCGATGCTGTCGACGCGTATCCGCGAGCACGTGCTGCGCGTTCAGGATTGA
- a CDS encoding SDR family NAD(P)-dependent oxidoreductase has protein sequence MTQAHQGTALITGASSGIGAIYAQRLARRGFDLVLVARNRDRLNDFAKRITDDTHRNVEVIAADLGDPRALAEIEAKLRTDASITMLVNNAGAGTHKPLLESDVDAMTRMIDLNVTALTRLTYAAAPGFVARGHGAIINISSIVAIGPELLNGVYGGSKAFTLAFTQSLHHELADKGVQVQAVLPGATATEFWDNGSLPLDNLPKEIVMSASDLVDAALTGFDRHELVTIPSLHAAEEWDAYDAARRVMTPHLSNSTVAARYAVTH, from the coding sequence ATGACGCAAGCACATCAAGGCACCGCACTCATCACCGGCGCATCGTCGGGCATCGGCGCGATCTATGCGCAACGGCTCGCACGCCGCGGCTTCGATCTCGTCCTCGTCGCCCGCAATCGCGACCGGCTCAACGACTTCGCCAAGCGCATCACCGACGACACGCACCGCAACGTCGAAGTGATCGCCGCCGACCTCGGCGATCCTCGCGCGCTCGCCGAGATCGAAGCGAAGCTGCGCACCGACGCGAGCATCACGATGCTGGTGAACAACGCCGGTGCCGGCACGCACAAGCCGCTGCTCGAAAGCGACGTCGACGCCATGACGCGCATGATCGACCTCAACGTCACCGCGCTGACGCGTCTGACCTATGCCGCCGCACCGGGCTTCGTCGCGCGCGGTCACGGCGCGATCATCAACATCTCGTCGATCGTCGCGATCGGCCCCGAGCTGCTGAACGGCGTGTACGGCGGCAGCAAGGCGTTCACGCTCGCCTTCACGCAGTCGCTGCATCACGAGCTCGCCGACAAAGGCGTGCAGGTGCAGGCCGTTCTGCCCGGCGCGACGGCCACCGAGTTCTGGGACAACGGCAGCCTGCCGCTCGACAACCTGCCGAAGGAGATCGTGATGTCGGCGTCCGACCTCGTCGACGCCGCGCTGACCGGCTTCGACCGTCACGAGCTGGTCACGATTCCGTCGCTGCACGCAGCGGAAGAATGGGATGCCTACGACGCCGCCCGTCGCGTCATGACGCCCCATCTGTCGAACAGCACCGTCGCCGCACGTTACGCCGTCACGCACTGA
- a CDS encoding SDR family oxidoreductase translates to MKLTGNTIFITGGTSGIGRALAENLHRRGNKVIVAGRRRALLDEIAAANPGIDTVELDVGDAQQIERVARQLIADYPTLNVLVNNAGIMPFDDAAGALDDAQAVRLVNTNLLGPVRLSAALVEHLKAQPESYIINNSSVLAYVPLASTALYSATKAAIHSYTLSQRFALRDTSVRVLEIAPPWVDTDLVHKSGDPRAMPLDAFIAETIQRLETATTEVVVEIAQPLRNNVGPNEHAFVEQFNQALAENPIPVA, encoded by the coding sequence ATGAAACTCACCGGTAACACCATCTTCATCACCGGCGGTACCTCGGGCATCGGCCGCGCACTCGCTGAAAACCTTCATCGGCGCGGCAACAAGGTGATCGTCGCCGGGCGTCGCCGCGCCCTGCTCGACGAGATCGCCGCCGCGAATCCGGGCATCGACACGGTGGAGCTGGACGTCGGCGACGCGCAGCAGATCGAGCGCGTCGCACGCCAGCTGATCGCCGACTATCCGACCTTGAACGTCCTCGTCAACAACGCGGGCATCATGCCGTTCGACGATGCCGCCGGTGCGCTCGACGATGCCCAGGCCGTGCGGCTCGTGAACACCAACCTGCTCGGCCCGGTGCGCCTGAGCGCCGCGCTCGTCGAGCATCTGAAGGCGCAACCGGAGTCGTACATCATCAACAACAGCTCCGTTCTCGCCTACGTGCCGCTTGCGTCCACCGCGCTCTACTCGGCCACCAAGGCGGCGATTCACTCGTACACGCTGTCGCAGCGCTTCGCATTGCGCGACACGAGCGTGCGGGTGCTCGAAATCGCGCCGCCGTGGGTCGATACGGACCTCGTCCACAAGAGCGGCGATCCGCGCGCGATGCCGCTCGACGCGTTCATCGCGGAGACGATCCAGCGTCTCGAAACCGCGACGACCGAAGTCGTGGTCGAGATCGCACAGCCGCTGCGCAACAACGTCGGCCCGAACGAGCATGCATTCGTCGAGCAGTTCAATCAGGCGCTCGCGGAAAACCCCATTCCGGTCGCGTGA
- a CDS encoding response regulator transcription factor — protein MSNGPDLIATNSVVYVVDDDDSMRNALGRLFRSVGLGVELFGSAQEFLDFDKRDVPSCLILDVRLKGQSGLALQEQIVAGDLQLPIIFITAHGDVAMSVKAMKNGALDFMSKPFRDQDMLDVVQNALLKDEKRRKSDGRLADVRRRYGTLTPREREVMKYVVSGLLNKQIAAEMGLSEITVKIHRGHAMRKMGARTLPEFVLGAQALGLDPAAE, from the coding sequence ATGAGCAACGGTCCCGATCTCATCGCAACGAACTCCGTCGTGTATGTCGTCGACGACGACGACTCGATGCGCAACGCGCTTGGCCGGCTGTTTCGCTCCGTCGGCCTCGGCGTGGAGCTGTTCGGGTCGGCCCAGGAGTTTCTCGATTTCGACAAGCGCGATGTGCCGAGCTGCCTGATCCTCGACGTCCGGCTCAAAGGCCAAAGCGGCCTCGCGTTGCAGGAGCAGATCGTCGCCGGCGATCTTCAGTTGCCGATCATCTTCATCACGGCGCACGGCGACGTCGCCATGTCGGTGAAGGCGATGAAGAACGGCGCATTGGACTTCATGTCGAAGCCGTTCCGCGATCAGGACATGCTGGACGTCGTCCAGAATGCGTTGCTGAAGGACGAGAAGCGCCGCAAGTCGGACGGTCGCCTCGCCGACGTTCGCCGCCGCTACGGCACGTTGACGCCGCGCGAGCGCGAGGTGATGAAGTACGTGGTGAGCGGCCTGCTCAACAAGCAGATCGCCGCGGAGATGGGGCTCAGCGAAATCACCGTGAAGATCCATCGCGGCCACGCGATGCGCAAGATGGGCGCGCGAACGCTGCCCGAATTCGTGCTCGGCGCGCAAGCGCTGGGGCTCGATCCCGCGGCGGAGTAA
- a CDS encoding MFS transporter, translating into MTTPLPARTARALRILSLAYFVQATGALSVVGSLDSISRQWGLADSQSVYLVTVFGVTFAFAAPLLQVGFGHLPRRRQVLLGLTLFSAAALLLAAAPNYPVLLLSRVLMGLGAGFIGPVLGALGSSLVEREQQGSAIAVVLLGLSVAGLVGMPLSAWIAHAWGARVLFLVIGLAGAVTAALILRLIPDTSQGENIDFATVSALLTRTDTLSAFLVVFFIAAGVYSTYAFIAPIIRDAFHAGANTVSTALVVLGAAGIAGNLFVTRAARRYSAEAMLFAGLALLALDLVFLRFTPPSLRLLFVALVVWAFATDLLWPSQQRRIVELVPQWRGIALALTASFVFCGIGVGSAVAGWVYPAFGLTGSIGSSLAFLALATGSLLVSRASVNAKRSADVSPAPPSLQS; encoded by the coding sequence ATGACTACGCCCCTCCCCGCGCGCACGGCACGCGCGCTTCGCATCCTCAGCCTCGCATACTTCGTCCAGGCGACCGGTGCGCTCTCCGTCGTCGGCAGCCTCGATTCGATCTCGCGTCAGTGGGGGCTCGCGGATTCGCAAAGCGTCTACCTCGTCACCGTGTTCGGCGTCACCTTCGCGTTCGCCGCGCCGCTGCTGCAGGTCGGCTTCGGCCATCTGCCGCGTCGTCGCCAGGTGCTGCTCGGCCTGACACTGTTCAGTGCGGCGGCGCTGCTGCTCGCGGCCGCGCCGAATTACCCGGTGCTGCTGCTGTCGCGCGTGCTGATGGGCCTCGGTGCAGGCTTCATCGGCCCCGTGCTCGGCGCATTGGGCTCGAGCCTCGTCGAACGCGAGCAACAGGGCAGCGCGATCGCCGTCGTGCTGCTCGGCCTGAGCGTCGCCGGCCTGGTGGGCATGCCGCTGTCCGCATGGATCGCGCACGCATGGGGCGCTCGCGTGCTCTTTCTCGTCATCGGGCTCGCCGGCGCAGTAACCGCCGCGCTGATCCTCCGCCTGATCCCGGACACGAGCCAGGGCGAGAACATCGATTTCGCGACGGTTTCGGCGCTCCTGACGCGCACCGATACGCTCAGCGCGTTCCTCGTCGTCTTCTTCATCGCGGCCGGCGTCTACTCGACCTACGCCTTCATCGCGCCCATCATTCGCGACGCGTTCCATGCAGGCGCCAATACGGTATCGACCGCGCTCGTCGTATTGGGCGCCGCGGGCATCGCCGGCAACCTGTTCGTGACGCGCGCCGCGCGTCGCTATAGCGCCGAAGCGATGCTGTTCGCCGGCCTCGCATTGCTCGCGCTCGACCTCGTGTTTCTCCGCTTCACGCCGCCGAGCCTGCGCCTGCTGTTCGTCGCGCTGGTCGTGTGGGCGTTCGCAACCGACCTGCTGTGGCCGTCGCAGCAGCGCCGCATCGTCGAACTCGTGCCGCAATGGCGCGGCATCGCACTGGCCTTGACGGCATCCTTCGTGTTTTGCGGAATCGGCGTCGGCTCCGCCGTTGCGGGCTGGGTCTATCCCGCGTTCGGCCTGACAGGCTCGATCGGCAGTTCGCTCGCGTTCCTCGCGCTGGCGACCGGCAGCCTGCTCGTGTCGCGCGCGTCGGTCAATGCGAAGCGCAGCGCCGACGTGTCGCCCGCGCCCCCATCGCTTCAATCATGA